The Microtus pennsylvanicus isolate mMicPen1 chromosome 19, mMicPen1.hap1, whole genome shotgun sequence genome includes a region encoding these proteins:
- the LOC142838182 gene encoding olfactory receptor 2A5, with translation MMENQTWVPEFILQGFQLSPKMQTLLCGLFSLFYTFTLLGNGVILGLIWLDSRLHTPMYFFLSHLAIVDISYASNNVPKMLADLLHEKKTISFAPCIMQTFLYMAFAHTECLILVMMSYDRNVAICHPLQYSVIMSWKVCTIMAVVSWACGSLLALVHVILILRLPFCGPHKINHFFCEILSVLKLACADTTLNQIVIFAASVFILVGPLCLVLVSYARILLAILRIQSGEGRKKAFSTCSSHLCVVGLFFGSAIVMYMAPKSQNPETQQKILSLFYSLFNPMLNPLIYSLRNAEVKGAANRVLWSQRSR, from the coding sequence ATGATGGAGAACCAGACATGGGTCCCAGAGTTTATCCTGCAGGGATTCCAACTCAGCCCGAAGATGCAGACGCTTCTCTGTGGCCTCTTCTCCCTGTTCTACACTTTCACTCTGCTGGGGAATGGAGTCATTCTGGGGCTCATCTGGCTGGACTCTAGActgcacacccccatgtacttctttctctcccatttggCCATCGTTGATATCTCATATGCTTCCAACAATGTCCCCAAGATGCTGGCAGACCTTCTTCATGagaaaaaaactatttcttttgcCCCATGTATAATGCAGACATTTTTATACATGGCTTTTGCTCACACTGAGTGTCTCATCCTGGTAATGATGTCCTATGATCGGAATGTGGCTATCTGCCACCCCTTGCAATACTCTGTCATCATGAGCTGGAAAGTGTGTACTATCATGGCTGTTGTTTCCTGGGCATGTGGCTCTCTCCTAGCCCTGGTCCATGTAATTCTCATCCTGAGGCTTCCCTTCTGTGGGCCCCACAAAATCAATCACTTCTTCTGTGAAATCCTGTCTGTCCTCAAGCTGGCCTGTGCTGACACAACGCTCAAccaaattgtcatttttgctgctTCTGTGTTCATCTTAGTGGGACCCTTATGCTTGGTGCTGGTCTCCTATGCACGCATCCTGTTGGCCATCCTGAGGATTCAGTCAGGGGAGGGTCGCAAAaaggccttctccacctgctcctcccacctctgtGTGGTCGGGCTCTTCTTTGGCAGCGCCATCGTCATGTACATGGCTCCCAAATCTCAGAACCCAGAGACACAGCAGAAGATCCTTTCCCTGTTTTACAGCCTTTTCAACCCCATGCTGAACCCGCTaatctacagcctgaggaacgCTGAAGTCAAGGGTGCTGCCAACCGAGTGCTGTGGAGCCAGAGATCAAGATGA